A window from Streptomyces sp. NBC_00299 encodes these proteins:
- a CDS encoding SDR family NAD(P)-dependent oxidoreductase, with amino-acid sequence MRDTLTKESITMDRFTGRTAVVTGAASGIGAATAARLAAEGAAVVLADVSQERGTAVAERIVKDGGRARFVRADVAAEDDWQRIVAAAHDFGPVDVLVGNAYTVDVVPAHEMTLESWQRQLSVNLTASFLGFRALLPDLRARRGATVLTSSVHARVGIPGHPAYAASKGALLSLCGQLAVEYGPEVRVNAVLPGPILTAAWDRVPPEDRERSVAETAARRFGTPEEVAAAIAFLSADEAAYITGTSLVVDGGWSVLKASA; translated from the coding sequence ATGCGCGACACGCTCACGAAGGAGTCGATCACGATGGACCGCTTCACCGGCCGCACGGCCGTCGTCACCGGTGCGGCCTCCGGTATCGGCGCCGCCACCGCCGCACGCCTCGCGGCGGAGGGAGCCGCCGTCGTCCTCGCCGACGTGTCGCAGGAACGCGGCACGGCGGTCGCCGAACGGATCGTGAAGGACGGAGGCCGGGCCCGGTTCGTGCGGGCCGACGTGGCGGCGGAGGACGACTGGCAGCGGATCGTGGCCGCCGCCCACGACTTCGGACCCGTGGACGTCCTTGTCGGCAACGCCTACACCGTCGACGTCGTCCCGGCCCACGAGATGACCCTGGAGTCCTGGCAGCGGCAGCTCTCCGTCAACCTCACCGCGAGCTTCCTCGGCTTCCGGGCGCTGCTGCCCGATCTGCGGGCCCGGCGCGGAGCGACCGTGCTGACCTCGTCCGTCCACGCCCGCGTGGGCATCCCCGGCCACCCCGCCTACGCCGCGTCCAAGGGCGCGCTGCTGTCCCTGTGCGGTCAGCTCGCCGTCGAGTACGGGCCCGAGGTCCGCGTCAACGCCGTCCTGCCGGGCCCCATCCTCACCGCCGCCTGGGACCGGGTGCCGCCCGAGGACCGCGAGCGCAGCGTCGCCGAGACGGCCGCCCGCCGCTTCGGCACCCCCGAGGAGGTGGCCGCGGCCATCGCCTTCCTGAGCGCCGACGAAGCCGCCTACATCACCGGCACGAGCCTCGTCGTGGACGGCGGCTGGAGCGTCCTGAAGGCGTCCGCATGA